In one window of Gemmatimonadota bacterium DNA:
- a CDS encoding cyclic-di-AMP receptor — protein sequence MKLLIAIVNKRDVRHLSDALIDNDFRFTEIGSTGGFLRAGNVTLLIGVDDERVPPVLELIQNHCHAREEAIDVAQIGTHLDALGLGEAVTTMVGGAQVFIIQAERMVVV from the coding sequence ATGAAACTCCTTATCGCAATCGTCAACAAAAGGGACGTCCGGCATCTTTCCGATGCACTGATCGACAACGATTTCAGATTCACCGAGATCGGCAGCACGGGCGGGTTCCTGCGCGCCGGCAACGTCACCCTGTTGATCGGGGTGGACGACGAGCGGGTACCTCCCGTGCTTGAACTCATCCAGAACCACTGCCACGCCCGGGAGGAAGCCATCGACGTCGCGCAGATCGGCACCCATCTCGACGCGCTCGGGCTGGGCGAGGCGGTAACGACCATGGTGGGCGGCGCGCAGGTGTTCATCATCCAGGCCGAACGCATGGTCGTCGTCTGA
- a CDS encoding Gfo/Idh/MocA family oxidoreductase, with amino-acid sequence MKIGIIGHTGCGDYGHSLDQAFVGVEGAEIAALADPDEKGRGEAIQRTGAVKGYARYEEMLEKEQLDIVVLATHEMSNHLAMALAAAEQGVHIYVEKPLARTPAEVDSMLEACDRAGVLLIMAHPWRGRQEIQRQAIPMIREGGIGAPRWARMYGFGGENGGDQWFIDLYPHFFDFLWQLFGEPSWCQAIITQDGRPARPSDRKEGLFGMGTSAGNGMWAHYQFDGFNAEFESFAGDGIENPYRIDIHGTEGTLVLPRPPQ; translated from the coding sequence TTGAAAATCGGTATCATCGGACACACCGGCTGCGGAGACTACGGACATTCCCTGGACCAGGCCTTCGTGGGCGTGGAGGGCGCCGAAATCGCCGCCCTGGCCGATCCGGACGAGAAGGGACGCGGCGAGGCGATACAACGTACGGGCGCGGTGAAGGGTTATGCCCGGTATGAGGAAATGCTGGAAAAGGAGCAGCTGGACATCGTCGTCCTGGCCACCCACGAGATGAGCAACCATCTCGCCATGGCGCTGGCCGCCGCCGAACAGGGTGTCCATATATACGTAGAAAAACCGCTGGCGCGTACCCCGGCCGAAGTGGACAGCATGCTGGAGGCCTGCGACCGGGCCGGCGTCCTACTGATCATGGCCCACCCCTGGCGGGGACGGCAGGAAATCCAGCGCCAGGCCATCCCCATGATCCGGGAGGGCGGGATCGGGGCGCCGCGATGGGCCCGCATGTACGGTTTCGGCGGCGAAAACGGGGGAGACCAGTGGTTCATCGATCTCTATCCCCATTTCTTCGATTTCCTGTGGCAGCTCTTCGGCGAACCGTCGTGGTGCCAGGCGATCATAACCCAGGACGGCCGCCCGGCCCGCCCGTCCGACCGGAAAGAAGGGCTGTTCGGCATGGGAACCTCGGCGGGCAATGGCATGTGGGCCCATTACCAGTTCGACGGGTTCAACGCGGAATTCGAATCCTTCGCGGGAGACGGTATCGAGAATCCGTATCGTATCGACATCCACGGGACCGAGGGCACGCTCGTCCTGCCCCGCCCCCCGCAGGA
- a CDS encoding dihydrodipicolinate synthase family protein produces the protein MDIDRFRHHLAGPVASINTPFLENDGIDYDGLRRFVDFCIEAGAGTVLFTPGDSLYSVLTEAEVAEMTAFTAGVVNKRALFIASAGFWSTPQTAAFAEYARDCGSDAVIVAPPDRGMTVDGLVAYYDTVSRALPAFILSAGLVSVGVRGALETVERLLDEVPGVVGFKEDFGPDFARGACARAHEKWVIFAGGQKQTHMDMLPYGCDGYMSTFIKFKPDIAHAYWAAIERGDLDGAAAVIAHYDMPFFDYLYNTFPAGGDAAQHAVMELTGICGRWRRSPLPDLSDEEMERLKAFLAAGGML, from the coding sequence ATGGATATCGATCGCTTCCGGCACCACCTGGCCGGACCCGTCGCTTCGATCAACACCCCCTTTCTCGAAAATGACGGAATCGACTACGACGGATTACGCCGGTTCGTCGATTTCTGCATCGAAGCCGGAGCAGGAACCGTGTTGTTCACTCCGGGGGACAGTCTCTATTCTGTGCTCACCGAGGCGGAGGTCGCCGAAATGACGGCCTTTACCGCAGGTGTCGTGAATAAGCGGGCGCTGTTCATCGCGAGCGCGGGTTTCTGGTCCACGCCGCAGACCGCCGCCTTCGCGGAGTACGCCCGGGACTGCGGTTCGGATGCGGTGATCGTGGCGCCTCCCGACCGCGGGATGACGGTGGACGGGCTCGTGGCGTACTACGATACGGTATCGCGGGCCCTGCCGGCCTTCATCCTGAGCGCCGGGCTGGTGAGCGTGGGCGTCCGGGGCGCGCTCGAAACGGTCGAACGGCTCCTGGACGAAGTGCCGGGGGTCGTGGGATTCAAGGAAGACTTCGGTCCGGATTTCGCCCGGGGCGCCTGCGCGAGAGCCCACGAAAAATGGGTGATCTTCGCCGGCGGCCAGAAGCAGACCCACATGGACATGCTGCCTTACGGCTGCGACGGGTACATGTCGACTTTCATCAAGTTCAAGCCGGACATAGCCCACGCCTACTGGGCGGCGATCGAGCGGGGAGACCTCGATGGGGCCGCGGCCGTCATCGCGCACTACGACATGCCCTTTTTCGACTATCTGTACAACACCTTTCCGGCGGGCGGCGACGCGGCCCAGCACGCCGTCATGGAACTGACCGGGATCTGCGGCCGCTGGCGGAGAAGTCCCCTCCCCGATCTCTCGGACGAGGAGATGGAGCGGCTCAAGGCGTTCCTGGCGGCCGGCGGCATGCTTTAG
- a CDS encoding sugar phosphate isomerase/epimerase yields MQIGYTTWGMPRVLVDQALSFLNEQGFDAVELTVLPNYTTAVDGLDAGERRRIKALCDGYGLSMPAVAAHRSLLDEDPDAHRENMRVLKRAVDLCAEWSDGRGTPVLDTVLGGAPEDWEPRRDFIFERVRELVDYAAARDVVIGMEAHVGSALDTAEKSVQLVETMDSPCLGLNFDISHFDVLGMPIDEAVRLMAPHAVHTHVKDQRGRVPDFEFLVPGEGDFDFAAYLRAMHAAGYEGSITAEVSHMAQRRPGYDPFEAAALCYRTLENAFAEADVPRT; encoded by the coding sequence ATGCAAATTGGCTATACCACCTGGGGCATGCCCAGGGTCCTCGTGGACCAGGCCCTGTCGTTTCTGAACGAGCAGGGTTTCGACGCCGTCGAACTGACGGTCCTGCCGAACTACACGACGGCCGTGGACGGGCTCGACGCCGGTGAACGGCGCCGCATCAAGGCGCTCTGCGACGGATACGGCCTGTCCATGCCCGCCGTCGCCGCCCACCGCTCGCTCCTCGACGAGGACCCGGACGCGCATCGCGAGAACATGCGCGTGCTGAAGCGGGCCGTCGACCTGTGCGCCGAATGGAGCGACGGCCGCGGCACGCCGGTCCTGGACACCGTGTTGGGCGGCGCCCCGGAAGACTGGGAACCCAGGCGGGATTTCATCTTCGAGCGGGTCCGGGAACTGGTGGACTACGCTGCGGCCAGGGACGTGGTGATCGGGATGGAGGCCCACGTGGGGTCCGCGCTGGACACGGCGGAGAAGTCCGTCCAACTCGTGGAGACCATGGACTCGCCCTGCCTGGGGCTCAATTTCGACATCAGCCACTTCGACGTCCTGGGCATGCCCATCGACGAGGCGGTCCGGCTCATGGCGCCCCACGCGGTCCATACCCACGTCAAGGACCAGCGCGGCCGCGTGCCCGATTTCGAGTTTCTCGTGCCTGGTGAAGGCGATTTCGACTTTGCGGCCTACCTGCGCGCCATGCACGCCGCCGGATACGAGGGTTCCATCACCGCGGAGGTCAGTCACATGGCGCAAAGGCGCCCCGGTTACGATCCCTTCGAAGCGGCCGCCCTCTGTTACCGGACCCTCGAGAACGCCTTCGCCGAAGCGGACGTCCCCCGGACGTGA
- a CDS encoding aldo/keto reductase: protein MEYRYLGRTGLQVSPICLGTAFRGEIDEHAGVRVIETALDLGCNFIDSAFYGEGRSEKIIGKALKGRREQVVLCTKIFGTAGEGPNYNGLSRFNLMQGVEKSLKRLQTDYIDLYLAHSFDPVTPLEETLATFNDLVRQGKVRYIGCSNWPVYKVMEALWTSDRRNLEPFVCLQYNYSLLARWETELELMPMAKDHGLGLMCYSPLAIGLLTGQFRRGAVPPENSPWGKNPRPGLSRGMYPFDEAMTDKLDGIVQSLIDVGDKYGKTPAQTALAWLLDHEEVTAPIIGPDFPEQVEESLGAVGWTLEPEDRARLDEVSAPELPGKYA, encoded by the coding sequence ATGGAATACCGTTATCTGGGCAGGACCGGCCTGCAGGTTTCGCCGATCTGCCTCGGCACCGCCTTTCGGGGCGAGATCGACGAGCATGCCGGCGTTCGGGTGATCGAAACGGCCCTCGACCTGGGATGCAACTTCATCGACTCGGCGTTCTACGGGGAGGGCAGGTCCGAGAAAATCATCGGGAAGGCGCTCAAGGGACGGCGCGAACAGGTCGTGCTGTGCACCAAGATCTTCGGAACCGCGGGCGAGGGCCCCAATTACAACGGACTTTCGCGGTTCAACCTGATGCAGGGCGTGGAAAAAAGCCTGAAACGGCTTCAGACCGACTACATCGACCTCTACCTGGCGCACAGTTTCGACCCGGTCACGCCCCTCGAGGAAACCCTGGCGACCTTCAACGACCTCGTCCGCCAGGGCAAGGTCAGGTACATCGGCTGCAGCAACTGGCCGGTGTACAAGGTAATGGAAGCCCTCTGGACCAGCGACCGGCGCAACCTCGAACCCTTCGTCTGCCTGCAATACAACTACAGCCTCCTGGCGCGCTGGGAAACGGAACTCGAACTCATGCCCATGGCCAAAGACCACGGACTGGGTCTCATGTGCTACAGCCCGCTTGCCATCGGCCTGCTGACCGGCCAGTTCCGCCGCGGGGCCGTACCGCCCGAAAACAGCCCCTGGGGGAAGAACCCCCGCCCTGGACTGAGCCGCGGGATGTATCCCTTCGACGAGGCCATGACCGACAAGCTGGACGGCATCGTGCAGTCACTGATCGACGTGGGGGATAAGTACGGGAAGACGCCGGCCCAGACGGCGCTGGCCTGGCTCCTGGACCACGAGGAGGTTACGGCGCCGATCATCGGTCCGGATTTTCCCGAGCAGGTCGAGGAATCCCTCGGAGCCGTGGGCTGGACACTCGAACCGGAAGACCGTGCGCGGCTGGACGAGGTGTCCGCCCCGGAACTACCGGGGAAATACGCCTGA
- a CDS encoding ThuA domain-containing protein has product MKRILLLINEHRPPFSQFAAMFEGIVNGASQFTLDVTDDRNALRDPSDYDAVALYIAAGELTREQEQGITGYVRNGGGLLAVHTANAGLAQYADYIEMIGTEFIGHDPLGHFDVEVDPAFDDILPRLSPTFRVEDECYNMVIKTVAPLRWFQHGIWKLERKPLGYLRDYGRGRVFYTALGHDNRTFVHPGFQDQLIKGLRYVCGMTDGSPVRIGLVGYGPLFGMGRHHSEQIAATRGFELGAVCDRDPARLEAAREEQGDDVPMYEDAGEMAGSGLIDLAIVIVPHAYHASVAKPLLEAGLHVITEKPFTVKVSEADELIGLARDRGVMISVYHNRHWDPDILSMREIVDRGDIGEVYSIESALVGYGLPGQAWRSHKPVSGGAMYDWGAHNFEKILQLVPRYDGQGNRINKRATLYGNYMKRVWHSNTNEDYCRAYVRFDSGVEAQFMTSSIHASRRPMWTVQGTAGSIVMEGGDGAGTVTMASADGRHRVVEVKPYDRGHNWQGY; this is encoded by the coding sequence GTGAAACGCATACTGCTTTTGATAAATGAACACAGGCCGCCATTCAGCCAGTTCGCCGCCATGTTCGAAGGGATCGTGAATGGCGCTTCGCAGTTTACGCTGGACGTAACCGATGACCGGAACGCCCTGCGCGACCCGTCGGATTACGACGCCGTGGCGCTCTACATCGCGGCCGGAGAACTGACTCGGGAGCAGGAGCAGGGGATCACCGGTTACGTGCGGAACGGGGGCGGGTTGCTGGCCGTGCACACGGCCAACGCGGGGCTGGCGCAATACGCCGATTACATCGAGATGATCGGCACAGAGTTCATCGGCCACGATCCCCTGGGCCACTTCGATGTGGAGGTGGATCCTGCCTTCGACGACATCCTGCCGCGCCTGAGCCCGACTTTCCGCGTCGAAGACGAATGCTACAACATGGTCATCAAGACGGTGGCGCCGCTCCGGTGGTTCCAGCACGGCATATGGAAACTCGAACGCAAGCCCTTGGGGTATTTGCGGGATTACGGAAGGGGACGCGTGTTTTACACCGCCCTCGGCCACGACAACCGCACCTTCGTCCATCCCGGCTTCCAGGATCAGTTGATCAAAGGACTCCGTTACGTCTGCGGGATGACCGATGGATCGCCCGTCCGGATCGGGCTGGTGGGATACGGACCGCTGTTCGGCATGGGGAGGCACCACAGCGAGCAGATCGCCGCGACCCGCGGTTTCGAACTGGGGGCGGTCTGCGACCGGGACCCCGCCCGGCTGGAAGCGGCGCGGGAGGAGCAGGGCGATGACGTGCCCATGTACGAGGATGCCGGGGAAATGGCCGGAAGCGGGCTTATCGACCTGGCCATCGTCATCGTGCCCCACGCCTACCACGCTTCTGTGGCGAAGCCGCTGCTTGAAGCGGGCCTGCACGTCATCACGGAGAAGCCCTTCACGGTCAAGGTTTCCGAGGCGGACGAACTGATCGGCCTGGCCAGGGACCGGGGCGTCATGATCTCGGTGTACCATAACCGGCACTGGGATCCGGACATCCTTTCGATGAGGGAGATCGTCGACCGGGGCGATATCGGCGAGGTTTATTCGATTGAAAGTGCCCTGGTGGGGTACGGCCTGCCGGGCCAGGCGTGGCGGTCCCACAAGCCGGTCTCCGGCGGGGCGATGTACGATTGGGGCGCCCACAATTTCGAGAAGATCCTGCAACTGGTGCCGCGGTACGACGGACAGGGCAACCGGATCAACAAGCGGGCGACGCTCTACGGGAACTACATGAAGCGGGTCTGGCACAGCAACACCAACGAGGACTACTGCCGGGCCTACGTCCGTTTCGACTCCGGCGTCGAAGCGCAGTTCATGACCTCATCCATCCACGCGTCCCGCAGGCCCATGTGGACCGTCCAGGGAACCGCCGGATCGATCGTCATGGAAGGCGGGGACGGCGCGGGTACGGTGACCATGGCCTCGGCCGATGGCCGCCACCGTGTCGTCGAGGTGAAACCCTATGATCGGGGACATAACTGGCAAGGATATTAA
- a CDS encoding DUF1189 family protein: MRRFSILHPLWIAFYDGAIYEDVARHWRNRPFLYLLLLLALTWIPFTIQIQNEVDEWVSREAPFYIDQLPDMSLSNGELSSSSSAPTLLRSRDGTVLAVIDPTGRYTSLDDTEAPVLVTRTQIFIRGEGEQVDVSSLPDGPPETLTREDLYVIADWTRTLVNTLLFPVLLVLSYAYRTLQSLLYAYVASFFTTSAGTTLPYRTLLNLAIIAITPAVVLDTVHMLMESPLPDWFWWPACVLLSLGYLRFGIRVTLSSDTQVPAQV, translated from the coding sequence ATGCGTAGATTCAGTATACTGCACCCGCTCTGGATCGCCTTCTACGACGGGGCGATTTACGAGGACGTGGCCCGGCACTGGCGAAACCGCCCCTTTCTGTACCTTCTGCTGTTGCTGGCCCTGACCTGGATTCCCTTCACCATCCAGATACAGAACGAGGTGGACGAGTGGGTCAGCCGGGAAGCGCCTTTCTACATCGACCAGCTCCCCGACATGAGCCTGTCCAATGGAGAACTGTCTTCTTCCTCCTCCGCGCCGACGCTCCTGCGCAGCCGTGACGGGACGGTCCTGGCCGTCATCGACCCCACCGGCCGGTACACCAGCCTGGACGATACCGAAGCGCCCGTGCTGGTCACACGGACCCAGATCTTCATCCGGGGCGAGGGCGAACAGGTCGATGTGAGTTCCCTGCCGGACGGGCCGCCGGAGACGCTGACCCGGGAAGACCTGTACGTGATCGCCGACTGGACCCGCACTCTGGTCAACACGCTGCTCTTCCCTGTCCTTCTCGTGCTGTCCTATGCGTACCGGACGCTGCAATCGCTGCTCTACGCGTACGTGGCCTCCTTCTTCACGACGTCCGCCGGAACGACCCTTCCGTACCGGACGCTTCTGAACCTGGCGATTATCGCCATTACGCCGGCGGTCGTGCTGGACACCGTACACATGCTCATGGAATCGCCGCTGCCGGACTGGTTCTGGTGGCCGGCGTGCGTACTGTTGTCCCTGGGGTATCTCCGGTTCGGCATCCGGGTCACGTTATCGTCGGATACGCAGGTCCCCGCCCAGGTGTAG
- a CDS encoding mandelate racemase/muconate lactonizing enzyme family protein, with amino-acid sequence MKIEDIASYFIGGGYVIRVRTDSGLTGVGQTACWGYPEAVHQIVERFKDYLVGQNPFRIEHHWQYLYRMSPFRGSALSGAVSAVDIALWDIKGKHFGVPVWELLGGNCRDRVRLHLLGGGGTPETMYESARNAVSEGFTALKFDPLPGGYQDMALDRMIRTARDLVAAARDGGGPDMDLIVEVHRKLTPLTAMPLANALTEFNLYFIEDPIQIDSIMAQGEIARRIGIPVGNGERLNTIWEFQELLAHGGPQYVRPDVALAGGLTHCKKIAAIAEAHHCAVVTHNFLTPLITAASVHLDTSIPNFVTQEYSMGDESDAGKVYRTRIRREGGYIPIPDDPGLGVELDDKLLEDATFTPMNTANTLLRSDGSVANSV; translated from the coding sequence GTGAAAATCGAAGACATCGCCTCGTATTTCATCGGAGGCGGATACGTCATCCGCGTCCGGACCGACAGCGGGCTCACCGGGGTGGGACAGACCGCCTGCTGGGGATATCCCGAAGCCGTGCACCAGATCGTGGAGCGGTTCAAAGACTACCTGGTGGGACAGAATCCGTTCCGCATCGAACATCACTGGCAGTATCTCTACCGCATGTCGCCCTTCCGGGGAAGCGCCCTGTCCGGGGCGGTCAGCGCCGTCGATATCGCCCTGTGGGACATCAAGGGAAAACACTTCGGCGTTCCGGTCTGGGAATTGCTCGGCGGAAACTGCCGGGACCGGGTCAGGCTGCACCTGCTGGGCGGCGGCGGCACGCCGGAGACCATGTACGAATCCGCGCGCAACGCGGTGTCGGAAGGCTTCACGGCACTCAAGTTCGACCCGCTGCCGGGCGGCTACCAGGACATGGCCCTCGACCGGATGATACGGACCGCCCGGGATCTCGTCGCGGCCGCGCGCGACGGCGGCGGTCCCGACATGGACCTCATCGTGGAGGTCCACCGCAAACTGACCCCGCTGACCGCCATGCCCCTGGCCAACGCGTTGACCGAATTCAACCTGTATTTCATCGAGGATCCCATCCAGATCGACAGCATCATGGCCCAGGGCGAAATCGCCCGGCGGATCGGCATACCCGTCGGGAACGGGGAACGCCTGAACACCATATGGGAATTCCAGGAGCTCCTGGCCCACGGGGGACCCCAATACGTGCGGCCGGACGTGGCCCTCGCCGGCGGCCTGACCCATTGCAAGAAGATCGCCGCCATTGCCGAGGCCCACCACTGCGCCGTGGTTACCCACAATTTCCTGACGCCCCTCATCACCGCCGCTTCCGTTCACCTGGACACCAGCATCCCCAACTTCGTGACGCAGGAGTACAGCATGGGCGACGAATCGGATGCCGGAAAGGTGTACCGTACCCGCATACGGCGGGAGGGCGGATACATTCCGATTCCCGACGATCCGGGCCTGGGCGTGGAACTCGACGATAAGTTGCTGGAGGACGCGACTTTTACCCCGATGAATACCGCGAATACGTTGCTCAGGTCGGACGGTTCGGTGGCCAATTCGGTTTAG
- a CDS encoding VOC family protein produces the protein MNLGSIILFVKDMKTVSAFYRDIVGLQPAAEQPFAEHRFLRFDTGSCQLCLHCAASPNGGRQKIGFHVDSVRAVHEALKSRGVRLRRLENEDGKACFDVSDPEGNRIQFWGDY, from the coding sequence ATGAACCTCGGCAGCATCATTCTGTTCGTCAAGGACATGAAAACGGTATCCGCCTTCTACCGGGACATCGTGGGGCTGCAACCGGCGGCGGAGCAACCTTTCGCGGAGCATCGTTTTCTCCGATTTGATACCGGTTCCTGTCAACTGTGTCTCCACTGCGCTGCCAGCCCCAACGGGGGCCGGCAGAAGATCGGCTTTCACGTAGACAGCGTTCGCGCCGTTCACGAAGCGTTGAAATCCAGGGGAGTGCGCCTGCGTCGGCTGGAAAACGAAGACGGGAAAGCGTGCTTCGACGTCTCCGACCCGGAAGGCAACCGGATACAGTTCTGGGGCGACTACTAG